The stretch of DNA TCCACAAAAGCATGGTGGCAGAAATTATTGAGCAGAGCGCCGTATTTTTTCTCCGAGAGGAGGGCAAGTCGAATCGATGGCCAGAGTGGACCCAGTTGACTGCCGTAGGTCACGTCAAAATGTTGCAGGGCTAAACGTGTTGGTGGATGCTTCGGACGGGTAGCGgccttgaaaacaaaaacaaaatattaattgatttattttttcatttacatttttgttaaatattttacttaaaaTGTTTGAGGAATTGCATTTCTTGAATGTTAATATTAAATCCTATTGGGTGAAGGTGATCTGTACATCCACAATCCCCTACACCTGCTGATGAGGTCCCTGATTTATCCCCATGTGTTATTAATTAGAACTACAACCCTGCAAAGAAATCCATCATGCACTGGCTTCTGTACCAGCAAGTTTATTTATGCCGGTATAATAAACACCATGAAAACTACACATCTTTTAGCTATTTTCCACAACGTACAGTGCACATGCATGTCTACCATTatgcataatatttttttaatatattcttGAGGGCTACAAGAGCACTTCATCCTCAGATTCCAGTTCATATAGCTAATATTAATTATATAGTTTTAACCATATTTAACACTTACCCATTTTTCTTTTACGCGATGTCTTTTGGGCGTAAAACATCTCAAATCTCTAATTTTTCCTACTAAAAGTTTGGCGTCTAAGCACAGGGCCATTATTAGAGGTGCGTCGCTTTTGTTTGTCCGATATTGTTCCAACACCTTTCGACATAGTTCCGGGTAAACTAACGTAATAATAGGCGGGACTATAAACCTAAATCGGCATTTGATTGGAGCAATTTACCGTCCATGAAATGGTTTACCAATTACATTGCGTTTCCGCTTAGCTCCCGCGACATTTCCTGCGAGTGACTGACCCTGACGTCCTCGACGGATCACTGCAGTAGCAGTCACGCTATAACTTAAGTCATTTCTGATAAGTTTAGGGCTATAATCATGGTGTTTGAACAGAAGATGCTGACTAACGGCGATCCCGAAGACgaggtaaaataaaaatcaaaacatttgcTTGGATCATGGGTGTTTGTGACTCATCTGGTAATGACTGCAGATAAGGTTACGTTCATTGACAATGGTGGTGTCAGATGAAAAACATAAGTGAAATACATGTTATATACTTTATTTAGACTATTGACATCCTGTCTGTTAATGAAAAGTGcacatttaaacattttactttgttttatgaatcCCGTTACATCGCCCCTTAAAGGATATGTTTACTACAGGCATATatttacgtttttttaaatgcactcaAATAGTCTAATGCCCATTACCGTCACTGCCTAGGAGGAGGAAGCCcctgaagaggaggaggaggacgaagcAGATCTGGTGGtatgttcttgtttttaaattataatgttTTCTGTCAAgagattttcttttctaaaaaaaaaaaaatcaagcttcAAGGACATGCCATGTTTAGGTGTGATGAATGAGCCATTAATCAATTGGATTCTTCAGGTCGTAATTTGATATATTAAGAATCATATTTGGGTAGCATTCAATAACTCTCTCCTTCAGGACCCCTTAGAAACAATTCGTGCCAAGTGTGAAGAGACTGAACACTGCGTGCACTACAAGGAGCACCTGGAGCTGTGCGAAACCCGCGTCAACTCCAAGTCAAACACGACAGAGGAGTGCACAGAAGAACTTTTTGACTTCCTGCATGCACGAGACCATTGC from Stigmatopora nigra isolate UIUO_SnigA chromosome 9, RoL_Snig_1.1, whole genome shotgun sequence encodes:
- the uqcrh gene encoding cytochrome b-c1 complex subunit 6, mitochondrial isoform X1, with the translated sequence MVFEQKMLTNGDPEDEEEEAPEEEEEDEADLVDPLETIRAKCEETEHCVHYKEHLELCETRVNSKSNTTEECTEELFDFLHARDHCVSHKLFHNVK
- the uqcrh gene encoding cytochrome b-c1 complex subunit 6, mitochondrial isoform X2 — its product is MVFEQKMLTNGDPEDEEEAPEEEEEDEADLVDPLETIRAKCEETEHCVHYKEHLELCETRVNSKSNTTEECTEELFDFLHARDHCVSHKLFHNVK